A window of Syntrophaceae bacterium genomic DNA:
AGCTCTTCGACGTCATCGTGACGGACAACATGTTCGGAGACATCATCACCGACCTGGGCGCCATGATCCAGGGGGGCATGGGGATCGCCGCGGGGGGCAACATCAACCCGGAGCCCGGCCAGACGGCGATCTTCGAGCCCATCGGCGGGTCAGCACCGAAGTACGCCGGAACGAACAAGATCAACCCCCTGGCGGCGATCTGCTCCGTCCAGATGATGCTCGAGTTCCTCGGCGAGACGACCGCCGCCGGCGTCCTTCTCGACGCCGTGAAGAAGGTCATCGCCAACGACCTCAAGAGCATGGATGCCGGGAAAATGGGGTACGGGACTCGGGAGGTGGGGGATCTCGTGGTCAAGTACATCCTCGAGCCCTGAGGCGGCAACAGGAGGCCCGGTTCGCCGGGCCTTTTTTCTGCGTGCGGCCCTGCCGGGCCGGCAGGCTTTCCCCGCGCTGCCTCTCCCGGCCCCGTGCGCACGGGCCCTTGCGGGGCGGCCCGAGACTTCAGGATTGACGAACCCGGGCCTTTCGTCTAAAGTTTTTTGACATTGACGATCGGGGCGGAATGCCCGGGAGGCCGATTCGGTGCGGGACTACGCAGGGTATCTGGGCAGGCAGACCGTGGACCGGTTGAACCGATACGCAGACCAGTCCGCGCTCTTCTGGCGCATCCTGCGCCAGATCGTCGTCAACCCCAGGGCCGGCCGCCGGCTGCGCATGCGGATCGTCGTCGAGCAGATCTATTTCACGGCCGTCGAGGCCCTGTGGATCGTCATCCCCATCTCGCTGCTTCTCGGCAGCATGATGATCCTGCAGTTCGCGGGCATCGCCGCCCAGCACGACCTCGGCAAGATCACCGTGGCCCTTCTCATCCGGGAGTTCGGCCCCCTGGTCACGGCACTGGTGGTCATCCTCCGGTCCGCCACGGCGGTGACGATCGAGACGGGCTACATGAAGGTCCTGCGCGAGATCGAGGCCCTGGAGCTCCAGGGCGTGGACCCCCTCGACGTCCTGTTCGTGCCCCGCATGATCGGGATCACCGTGTCCCTCTTCTGCCTGATCACCATCTTCTGCATCCTCGCCGTGCTGGGGGGGTACGCCATCGCCTGGGCGCTGACGACCCTGCCCCT
This region includes:
- a CDS encoding ABC transporter permease, with product MRDYAGYLGRQTVDRLNRYADQSALFWRILRQIVVNPRAGRRLRMRIVVEQIYFTAVEALWIVIPISLLLGSMMILQFAGIAAQHDLGKITVALLIREFGPLVTALVVILRSATAVTIETGYMKVLREIEALELQGVDPLDVLFVPRMIGITVSLFCLITIFCILAVLGGYAIAWALTTLPLQNFLSQIGKAIEPRDIAAVALKALFFGAGITVISLHYGLAVRSGITELPVATSRGAVACLFYCLAVNFALFAALFL